One region of Populus trichocarpa isolate Nisqually-1 chromosome 4, P.trichocarpa_v4.1, whole genome shotgun sequence genomic DNA includes:
- the LOC7472576 gene encoding uncharacterized protein LOC7472576 isoform X1: MALSSAFRERLEQMESTRNQRLSLLQAEKELQTSKSQVLASKLVNIRSIEQRCLVLVHKIAFQNFKILVLKSEIESLDAKYDPDSQEFRVLKSEVEEIEEKEKEKERFYQVKGLDMKAFSENVDKFVKESRIQVNELRNRVNELNSIFIKLQGNNGFLSNSEIAEAEMRKSQLFAVKENLDTSLASNYQLRSQLKKELDNVLIIRNQERRKVSQFH, encoded by the exons ATGGCGCTTTCCTCTGCGTTTCGAGAACGACTGGAGCAAATGGAAAGTACCAGAAATCAACGTCTCTCTCTTCTCCAG GCAGAGAAAGAATTGCAAACGAGCAAGTCTCAGGTGTTAGCATCGAAGTTGGTAAATATTCGGTCTATTGAACAAAGGTGTTTGGTTCTTGTCCACAAAATTGCATTTCAGAACTTCAAAATCTTGGTTCTTAAATCGGAAATCGAGAGCCTCGATGCTAAATACGATCCTGATTCACAAGAATTCAG ggttttgaagagTGAAGTGGAGGAGAtagaggagaaggagaaggagaaggagaggtTTTATCAAGTAAAAGGTCTTGATATGAAGGCTTTTAGCGAAAATGTGGATAAGTTTGTTAAGGAATCTCGTATTCAAGTGAATGAGTTACGGAATCGTGTGAATGAG CTTAACTCAATATTCATAAAACTTCAAGGGAACAATGGGTTCTTGAGCAATTCTGAGATAGCTGAAGCAGAGATGAGAAAATCGCAACTTTTTGCTGTAAAGGAGAATTTGGACACAAGTTTGGCTTCGAACTACCAATTGAGATCACAGTTGAAGAAGGAGCTTGATAATGTTTTGATCAtaagaaatcaagagagaaggAAAGTGTCCCAGTTTCACTGA
- the LOC7472576 gene encoding uncharacterized protein LOC7472576 isoform X2 translates to MALSSAFRERLEQMESTRNQRLSLLQAEKELQTSKSQVLASKLVNIRSIEQRCLVLVHKIAFQNFKILVLKSEIESLDAKYDPDSQEFRVLKSEVEEIEEKEKEKERFYQVKGLDMKAFSENVDKFVKESRIQVNELRNRVNEGTMGS, encoded by the exons ATGGCGCTTTCCTCTGCGTTTCGAGAACGACTGGAGCAAATGGAAAGTACCAGAAATCAACGTCTCTCTCTTCTCCAG GCAGAGAAAGAATTGCAAACGAGCAAGTCTCAGGTGTTAGCATCGAAGTTGGTAAATATTCGGTCTATTGAACAAAGGTGTTTGGTTCTTGTCCACAAAATTGCATTTCAGAACTTCAAAATCTTGGTTCTTAAATCGGAAATCGAGAGCCTCGATGCTAAATACGATCCTGATTCACAAGAATTCAG ggttttgaagagTGAAGTGGAGGAGAtagaggagaaggagaaggagaaggagaggtTTTATCAAGTAAAAGGTCTTGATATGAAGGCTTTTAGCGAAAATGTGGATAAGTTTGTTAAGGAATCTCGTATTCAAGTGAATGAGTTACGGAATCGTGTGAATGAG GGAACAATGGGTTCTTGA